The Gillisia sp. Hel_I_86 genome has a segment encoding these proteins:
- the ltrA gene encoding group II intron reverse transcriptase/maturase: MIFKEKQKSQPIDKRQVMEAFKKVRSNKGASGVDKVSISEVSARPMKYLYPVWNRLASGSYFPKPVREVEIPKADGRIRKLGIPTVQDRTAQMVIREELEQLADKRFSKSSFGYRPNKSAHQAIKQCRENCMAMDWAIDLDIKSFFDEIDHDLMLKALGHFTKEKHIHLYVTRWLKASVQKKDGSVHPRSKGTPQGGVISPLLANIFLDVVFDKWIEQHHPEVKFERYADDIIIHCANFKQALRTLEAVKARFEQCKLQIKKGKSNIVYCKRNQKKHPPFKVHYVTFSFLGFTFKPRMVKGYYGNFHLGFTPAISRQSQKRINQTLFKMKLHRMVHLRLPDLAGIIANKVRGWIHYYGKVRMSELHYVFRFLNMRLAKWVRNKYRRFRRKHWFFAYKWLQETAKQFPNLFVHWQYGFTP; encoded by the coding sequence ATGATTTTCAAAGAGAAACAAAAGTCGCAACCGATAGATAAGCGACAGGTAATGGAAGCCTTTAAGAAGGTACGCAGTAACAAGGGTGCATCGGGTGTCGATAAAGTATCGATTTCCGAAGTGTCCGCTCGCCCTATGAAATACCTTTATCCCGTATGGAACAGGTTAGCGAGTGGAAGTTACTTTCCCAAGCCCGTTCGCGAAGTAGAAATACCCAAAGCAGATGGCAGGATACGGAAACTGGGCATCCCGACGGTACAAGACCGAACGGCTCAAATGGTAATTAGAGAGGAGCTGGAGCAGCTTGCAGATAAGCGGTTCAGCAAAAGTTCCTTTGGCTATCGACCGAACAAATCGGCGCACCAAGCCATAAAGCAATGCAGGGAAAACTGTATGGCGATGGATTGGGCAATAGATTTGGACATCAAGAGTTTTTTTGATGAGATAGACCACGATTTAATGCTCAAAGCATTGGGTCACTTTACCAAAGAGAAGCACATTCACTTGTACGTGACACGTTGGTTAAAAGCCAGTGTCCAAAAGAAAGATGGGAGTGTTCATCCCCGTAGCAAAGGCACACCACAGGGAGGTGTTATAAGCCCATTATTGGCAAACATTTTCCTAGACGTTGTTTTTGACAAATGGATTGAACAGCACCATCCCGAAGTAAAGTTTGAACGATATGCAGATGATATTATCATCCATTGTGCAAACTTCAAACAAGCCCTGCGGACTTTGGAAGCGGTAAAAGCCAGATTTGAGCAATGCAAGTTGCAGATAAAGAAAGGCAAGAGCAATATTGTTTATTGCAAGCGCAACCAAAAGAAGCACCCACCGTTCAAGGTCCACTATGTAACCTTCAGTTTTTTAGGTTTTACATTCAAACCAAGAATGGTAAAGGGCTACTACGGGAACTTTCATTTGGGTTTCACGCCCGCCATCAGCCGCCAAAGTCAAAAGCGAATCAATCAAACCTTGTTCAAGATGAAACTGCACCGTATGGTTCACTTGCGCCTGCCCGATTTGGCAGGCATTATAGCGAACAAAGTACGAGGGTGGATTCATTATTACGGCAAGGTGCGAATGAGCGAACTACATTATGTGTTCCGCTTTTTGAATATGCGACTGGCTAAATGGGTACGCAACAAATATCGGCGATTTAGGCGTAAACATTGGTTCTTTGCCTACAAATGGTTACAGGAGACTGCCAAGCAGTTTCCCAATCTATTTGTGCATTGGCAATATGGTTTTACGCCTTAG